One Pelobates fuscus isolate aPelFus1 chromosome 8, aPelFus1.pri, whole genome shotgun sequence genomic window carries:
- the RPRM gene encoding protein reprimo → MNQTEAGFPFSNSSDSIIRILGCCTQASVVTDDGFDVSSPDERNLFIMRVVQIAVMCVLSLTVVFGIFFLGCNLLIKSEGMINFLVKERRPSKEIEAVIDGPY, encoded by the coding sequence atgaacCAGACAGAAGCTGGATTTCCATTCTCAAACAGTAGTGACTCCATAATTAGGATCTTGGGTTGCTGTACCCAAGCTTCTGTTGTAACAGACGATGGGTTTGATGTGTCCTCTCCTGACGAGAGAAACCTTTTCATCATGAGAGTGGTTCAGATCGCAGTGATGTGTGTTCTGTCCCTCACTGTAGTTTTTGGCATCTTCTTTCTTGGGTGTAATCTCCTTATCAAATCTGAAGGGATGATAAACTTTCTCGTTAAGGAAAGAAGACCATCCAAAGAAATCGAAGCAGTGATTGATGGACCTTACTGA